In Candidatus Sulfurimonas marisnigri, a single genomic region encodes these proteins:
- the trmD gene encoding tRNA (guanosine(37)-N1)-methyltransferase TrmD, giving the protein MKFTFVTLFQNIVEGYFQDSILKRAIQKDILHVGYINPRDFSDSKHNKVDDTAVGGGAGMVMYPQPLYDTLDALKSEDEDVHVVFLTPVAKPFKQNDAKRLAKKSHIAFVSGRYEGIDERVIEKYADEVFSIGDYILTGGELASLVMCDAIARNVNGVLGNSDSLTTESFETPLLEAPSFSKPKDYQENCVPSEYLKGNHSRIRSLKLVLSECKTKFFRPEQLLKHRTRKSYEK; this is encoded by the coding sequence GATATTTCCAAGATTCTATACTTAAACGTGCAATACAAAAAGATATTCTACATGTAGGGTATATTAATCCTAGAGATTTTAGTGACTCCAAGCATAATAAAGTAGATGACACTGCAGTAGGTGGAGGGGCTGGTATGGTTATGTACCCGCAACCACTCTATGATACATTAGATGCTTTAAAATCTGAAGATGAAGATGTACATGTAGTTTTTTTAACCCCAGTAGCAAAGCCTTTTAAGCAAAACGATGCAAAAAGATTAGCAAAAAAATCCCATATAGCTTTTGTGAGTGGAAGATATGAGGGAATTGATGAAAGAGTTATTGAAAAGTATGCTGATGAAGTTTTTTCAATAGGAGATTACATTTTAACTGGCGGAGAGTTGGCATCTCTTGTTATGTGTGATGCAATAGCTAGAAATGTGAATGGCGTGCTTGGAAACAGTGACTCTTTGACCACAGAGAGCTTTGAAACACCTTTATTGGAAGCACCATCTTTCTCTAAACCAAAAGATTATCAAGAAAATTGTGTCCCATCAGAATATTTAAAGGGAAATCATAGTAGAATTCGCTCACTAAAATTAGTTCTGTCTGAGTGTAAAACAAAATTCTTCAGACCAGAGCAGCTTTTAAAGCATAGAACAAGGAAATCTTATGAGAAATAA
- the rplS gene encoding 50S ribosomal protein L19, whose translation MRNKYIENFEKAQTTEKTIPEFRAGDTLRLAVTIKEGDKTRVQNYEGVCIAKRGQGTGQTITVRKIGANSIGIERIFPLYSDSINEIMVVRRGRVRRAKLFYLRDLAGKKARIKELRRK comes from the coding sequence ATGAGAAATAAGTATATAGAAAACTTTGAAAAAGCACAAACAACTGAGAAAACTATTCCAGAATTTCGTGCTGGTGATACTCTTCGTTTAGCGGTAACAATTAAAGAAGGTGACAAGACTCGTGTACAAAATTACGAGGGTGTTTGTATAGCAAAAAGAGGTCAAGGTACTGGTCAAACTATTACAGTTCGTAAAATCGGAGCTAATAGTATTGGTATTGAGAGAATATTCCCACTTTATAGTGACTCAATTAATGAGATAATGGTTGTTCGTAGAGGACGTGTACGTCGTGCTAAACTATTTTATCTTCGTGATCTTGCAGGTAAAAAAGCTCGTATTAAAGAACTTAGAAGAAAATAA
- a CDS encoding ATP-grasp domain-containing protein has translation MSKRTIGMWMYSNSGGAKIQEKIISKLRERDIEVISELDLRFARGSKAGITCNATNVLDLDLFFSYNAGEQTVAQVYMYETINKYIPTINSYKAFALSEDKFRTNLALSYAGVNTSDFFLCHKETSEYMVEKFKEWEKLVFKPVDGWGGNGMALLESRQSLNTLMPFLNKSDIRHIYLEKFIENDFTDFRIDIVDGEFVSCYGRRANDREWRTNITSGGSIILREANDEIVGIAKKATKALGMDIAGVDILYDKKEEKYVVLEVNGIPAFATPEQEKMGLDFNDKKIDLLVNLIDRKTKLG, from the coding sequence ATGTCAAAGAGAACGATTGGTATGTGGATGTATAGCAATAGCGGCGGTGCTAAGATACAGGAGAAAATTATATCTAAGTTGAGAGAAAGAGATATAGAAGTTATTTCAGAATTGGATCTTCGTTTTGCAAGAGGTTCAAAGGCTGGGATAACATGTAATGCTACGAATGTACTAGATTTGGATCTCTTTTTTTCATATAATGCGGGTGAACAAACGGTTGCGCAGGTCTACATGTATGAAACTATTAATAAATATATACCAACCATAAACAGTTATAAGGCATTTGCACTCTCAGAAGATAAATTTAGAACTAATCTTGCACTCAGTTATGCAGGAGTAAATACATCAGACTTCTTTTTATGTCATAAAGAAACATCAGAATATATGGTTGAGAAGTTTAAAGAGTGGGAAAAATTAGTTTTTAAGCCAGTTGATGGGTGGGGCGGAAACGGAATGGCTTTACTTGAGTCACGACAAAGTCTTAATACATTGATGCCGTTTTTAAATAAATCTGACATAAGGCATATATATCTAGAGAAGTTTATAGAAAATGATTTTACAGATTTTCGAATTGATATTGTAGATGGTGAATTTGTATCTTGTTATGGGCGCAGAGCAAATGACAGAGAATGGAGAACAAACATAACAAGCGGTGGAAGCATAATACTTCGTGAAGCAAATGATGAAATCGTTGGTATTGCAAAAAAAGCAACAAAAGCTTTAGGGATGGATATCGCAGGCGTAGATATTCTATATGATAAAAAAGAAGAAAAATATGTTGTTTTGGAAGTAAATGGTATTCCAGCCTTTGCGACGCCAGAACAAGAGAAGATGGGTCTTGATTTTAATGATAAAAAAATAGACCTTTTAGTCAACTTAATAGATAGAAAAACAAAACTAGGATAA
- a CDS encoding ATP-grasp domain-containing protein: MTKEQKLPKLGFLYLDYVLRFFDYSNFRGWPDKIEEVTYHWKNDKTRFINEVKRKKIDVLVGNIPATAYETFKEIADALPHVRFIPSIETQFSNKSKENVTLFCEKYNIAAPKTIITYDDEKADKHFKNCSYPQIVKRSYGASNYGGYFVHKVDNYKEAKALFAEKKYKPVYSQDAIPLKDSGDIRVMLIGHKPVCAFWRYSGAGQWITNTSQGGDMSYDNVPMAALELAVKASKAAKAEYWACDIGIDENTNKAYIIECATAFAAFPYIRDWIAQYIMWDLSGGKFRLPHVPLFSWEELGKMDPSVLRTLRHLYFSKYEPSADGAYWLADKGNFDMQLTDEAKASDVPESIKPPLKEEELPTFLKEGEEKILSKIGEEKLYNVVDVSLTELMTLQGMEEDVAINIKELVQDKEITTFEKLAEYFITSKEQIQQWSKFFKI; this comes from the coding sequence ATGACAAAAGAGCAAAAACTTCCAAAATTAGGATTTTTATATTTAGATTATGTATTGAGATTTTTTGATTACAGCAACTTTAGAGGTTGGCCAGATAAAATTGAGGAAGTCACATATCATTGGAAAAATGATAAAACAAGATTTATAAATGAAGTAAAGCGTAAAAAAATTGATGTATTGGTTGGGAATATCCCAGCAACTGCTTATGAAACTTTCAAAGAAATTGCGGATGCCCTTCCACATGTAAGATTTATACCATCTATTGAAACACAGTTTTCAAACAAATCTAAAGAGAATGTAACGCTATTTTGTGAGAAATATAATATTGCTGCTCCAAAAACAATAATTACTTATGATGATGAAAAAGCTGATAAACATTTTAAAAACTGCTCTTATCCTCAAATAGTAAAAAGAAGTTATGGTGCATCTAACTATGGTGGATACTTTGTTCATAAAGTTGATAATTACAAAGAGGCAAAAGCATTATTTGCAGAAAAAAAATATAAGCCAGTATACTCACAAGATGCAATTCCACTTAAAGATAGTGGAGATATTCGTGTTATGCTTATTGGGCATAAGCCGGTTTGCGCATTTTGGAGATATTCAGGTGCCGGTCAGTGGATAACAAACACGTCTCAAGGTGGAGATATGTCTTATGATAATGTCCCTATGGCTGCACTTGAACTTGCAGTAAAAGCTTCAAAAGCGGCAAAAGCAGAGTATTGGGCATGTGATATTGGTATTGATGAAAATACAAATAAAGCCTATATTATTGAGTGTGCAACAGCATTCGCAGCATTCCCTTATATAAGAGATTGGATTGCTCAGTATATAATGTGGGATTTAAGTGGTGGTAAATTTAGACTTCCACATGTACCTTTGTTCTCTTGGGAAGAGCTTGGAAAAATGGACCCTTCAGTTTTAAGAACATTAAGACATCTCTATTTTTCAAAATATGAGCCATCGGCTGATGGAGCATACTGGTTGGCTGACAAAGGTAATTTTGATATGCAGTTAACAGATGAGGCAAAAGCATCAGATGTACCAGAGTCTATCAAACCACCATTAAAAGAAGAGGAACTTCCTACATTTCTTAAAGAGGGTGAGGAAAAAATACTCTCAAAAATAGGTGAAGAAAAGTTGTACAATGTAGTTGATGTTTCTTTAACTGAACTGATGACACTTCAGGGAATGGAAGAAGATGTAGCAATAAACATTAAAGAGTTAGTTCAAGATAAAGAGATTACAACATTTGAAAAGCTGGCTGAATATTTTATAACTTCAAAAGAACAGATTCAGCAGTGGTCTAAATTTTTTAAAATATAA
- a CDS encoding M14 family zinc carboxypeptidase: MRQQYSSYGECIEFFESAQKSNPNLFKVESIGKTWENRDIIAVSITKDINTHLDKPALFYTGTIHAREWVGIELSLRFAKYILDHIDYDPQLNDILNRATLYMIPCANPDGFEYSRNHFSFWRKNRRKNVDGSFGVDLNRNFSVGFTTNNETTSNVYSGPSAFSEPETVAIRDFVLSHKNITIALDYHSQGNVFFPAHNFIHEDAVDAVDLNLLAGNMAEEIRKESGREYGIHMGKPPVHLISGSGREFYYSQGALSIVAEVGTRNISDYIEHMSENLDENIPALIFALSEVNNYNKNDLAPRVENFIAVDVSSKEVELSWDYVDDETVYFEIYRSKKIKGFTQASNRIGLTKLKTYIDKNLISSTNYYYYIRAVCKDRNVKSAFAQILGVRTKPAYNMFSKILYPLAESIGYVGEKTKKNAEHFGNNSLFVGISEGKGECFGICGFSLKTVPQNAIITSASISFYPMNRVSVQVESYGEWRLSQIDERTITSISSYEEVKKADVLSYIDRPIGSAQLSQGVWKTYNFAKQELDVLQESLKREEAYFKMQGPSMLPLDRASQLMQWDIGYGKFSGGLSYRPKLDISYTISETKIELRSAYEYTAYKDKLVENKLVVGFDEDGNKKYACFEFDLSKLPEMDNTVISTSYIELDVQSINSNNNLRFHIEMITPYEGKKSYNKIKYRKIIERIGYDVSVTDIKKESKQRFVFDTHAINEMVENAKETEKNSKAVFIISASTQKLFSKAQNVDWCDEKRVNRPSLVINYIKKRRFAPDKVDNLRHSIENNMIRLDWDAPKDEGYKGVIVVKNPFKVPCSPYDGQKLYGGSDSYTYDNFGDMNVHKYYAVFSYDDVPNFSQPVFIKINIEK; encoded by the coding sequence TTGAGACAACAGTATAGTTCGTATGGTGAATGTATAGAATTTTTTGAATCTGCACAAAAAAGTAATCCAAATCTTTTCAAGGTAGAGTCAATAGGTAAAACTTGGGAAAACAGGGATATTATTGCTGTAAGCATTACAAAAGACATAAATACTCATTTAGATAAACCAGCACTTTTTTATACAGGTACTATTCATGCAAGGGAGTGGGTCGGGATAGAACTCTCTCTGCGCTTTGCAAAATATATATTGGACCATATAGATTATGATCCTCAGCTTAATGATATTTTAAACAGAGCAACCCTATATATGATCCCATGTGCAAATCCAGATGGATTTGAATATTCTAGAAACCATTTCTCTTTTTGGAGAAAAAATAGAAGAAAAAATGTAGATGGAAGTTTTGGTGTTGATTTAAACAGAAACTTTAGTGTAGGTTTTACTACAAATAATGAAACAACATCAAATGTATATTCTGGACCAAGTGCTTTTAGTGAGCCAGAAACTGTAGCAATTAGAGACTTTGTACTCTCTCATAAAAATATAACAATTGCTTTAGATTATCACTCTCAAGGAAATGTATTTTTCCCTGCTCATAATTTTATACATGAAGATGCTGTAGATGCTGTAGATTTAAACCTATTGGCAGGAAATATGGCTGAAGAGATTAGAAAAGAGTCTGGTCGTGAATATGGCATTCATATGGGTAAACCGCCAGTGCACCTTATATCAGGAAGTGGGCGAGAGTTTTACTACTCCCAAGGTGCTCTTTCTATTGTTGCTGAAGTTGGTACTAGAAATATTAGTGACTACATAGAGCACATGTCTGAAAACCTTGATGAAAATATACCAGCATTAATATTTGCACTCTCAGAGGTTAATAACTACAATAAAAATGATCTAGCTCCCAGAGTCGAGAACTTTATAGCTGTTGATGTTAGTTCAAAAGAGGTCGAATTGTCCTGGGACTACGTCGATGACGAAACAGTTTATTTTGAGATATATCGTTCAAAAAAGATAAAAGGGTTTACTCAAGCTTCAAATAGAATTGGTCTGACAAAGCTAAAGACATATATTGATAAAAATTTAATATCTTCAACAAATTATTATTACTATATTCGAGCAGTATGTAAAGACAGAAATGTAAAGTCAGCATTTGCTCAGATTCTTGGAGTCAGAACTAAGCCTGCATATAATATGTTTTCTAAAATACTTTATCCGCTAGCAGAAAGCATAGGATATGTTGGTGAAAAGACAAAGAAAAATGCAGAGCACTTTGGAAATAACTCTCTATTTGTTGGAATAAGTGAGGGGAAAGGGGAGTGTTTTGGTATTTGTGGGTTCTCTTTAAAAACGGTGCCTCAAAATGCAATTATAACTAGCGCTTCAATTTCCTTTTATCCTATGAATAGAGTTTCTGTCCAAGTTGAGAGTTACGGTGAGTGGCGTCTTTCACAAATAGATGAGAGAACGATTACAAGTATAAGTAGTTATGAAGAAGTTAAAAAGGCAGATGTTCTAAGTTATATAGATAGACCTATTGGCTCCGCACAACTATCACAAGGTGTATGGAAAACATATAATTTTGCAAAACAAGAATTAGACGTATTGCAAGAGTCACTAAAAAGAGAAGAAGCATATTTTAAAATGCAAGGTCCTTCTATGCTTCCGTTAGACCGAGCATCACAGCTAATGCAGTGGGATATTGGATATGGAAAATTTAGTGGTGGACTTTCATATAGGCCTAAGCTTGATATATCATATACAATAAGTGAAACTAAAATAGAGCTTAGATCAGCATATGAGTACACTGCATACAAAGATAAACTAGTTGAAAATAAATTAGTTGTAGGCTTTGATGAAGATGGCAATAAAAAATATGCTTGTTTTGAGTTTGATCTTTCTAAATTACCAGAGATGGATAATACTGTTATTTCAACTTCTTACATAGAATTAGATGTTCAAAGTATAAACTCAAATAACAATCTTCGTTTTCATATAGAAATGATTACCCCATATGAAGGTAAAAAAAGTTATAACAAGATTAAGTATAGAAAAATTATTGAAAGAATAGGCTACGATGTTAGCGTAACTGATATAAAAAAAGAGTCTAAGCAACGATTTGTTTTTGATACTCATGCTATTAATGAAATGGTAGAGAATGCAAAAGAAACAGAAAAAAATTCTAAAGCTGTTTTTATTATCTCAGCATCAACTCAAAAATTATTTTCAAAAGCACAAAATGTAGATTGGTGTGATGAGAAAAGAGTTAACAGACCATCTTTAGTAATAAATTATATTAAAAAACGAAGATTCGCGCCAGATAAGGTTGATAATTTAAGACACTCTATTGAAAACAATATGATAAGACTAGATTGGGATGCACCAAAGGATGAAGGCTATAAAGGAGTTATAGTTGTTAAAAATCCTTTTAAAGTTCCATGCTCACCATATGATGGGCAAAAACTTTATGGTGGATCAGATAGTTATACATATGATAATTTTGGAGATATGAATGTGCATAAGTATTATGCAGTATTTTCATATGATGATGTTCCAAACTTTTCTCAACCCGTATTTATCAAAATAAACATAGAAAAATAG
- the aat gene encoding leucyl/phenylalanyl-tRNA--protein transferase, with protein MIPKIEKYELIFPHPNDANKDGIVAWGGDLNPSRLIRAYQAGIFPWYSKDDPIIWWSTNPRLIMELDDFKITRSLRKSIKKFEYRFDTNFIDVMKNCSSVTRNNQNGTWISDDIIEAYSVLNSMGIAHSIGSYLDNKLVGGLYGVAIGKVFCGESMFSIENDASKSAYAILVKHLKHWGYDFIDCQVPTDHLKSLGAKEVKREYFLDRLYRVNMDNIGHNWDIENSLLDN; from the coding sequence ATGATTCCAAAGATAGAAAAATATGAACTTATTTTTCCACACCCTAACGATGCTAATAAAGATGGCATTGTTGCTTGGGGTGGTGATTTAAACCCATCAAGACTTATACGTGCATATCAAGCAGGAATATTCCCATGGTATAGCAAAGATGATCCAATTATATGGTGGTCTACTAATCCACGTTTAATAATGGAACTAGATGATTTTAAAATTACTCGTTCACTAAGAAAAAGTATTAAAAAATTTGAATATAGATTTGATACAAACTTTATAGATGTTATGAAAAATTGTAGTTCAGTTACAAGAAACAATCAAAATGGAACTTGGATAAGCGATGATATAATAGAAGCATATAGTGTATTAAATAGTATGGGTATAGCTCATAGTATTGGTAGTTATTTAGATAATAAATTAGTTGGTGGACTATACGGAGTTGCAATTGGAAAAGTGTTTTGTGGAGAGTCAATGTTCTCTATTGAAAATGATGCTTCCAAGTCTGCTTATGCCATTTTAGTGAAGCATCTAAAGCACTGGGGATATGACTTTATTGACTGTCAAGTACCAACAGATCATCTTAAAAGTTTAGGTGCAAAAGAAGTCAAAAGAGAATACTTTTTAGATAGACTTTATAGAGTAAATATGGATAATATAGGCCACAATTGGGATATAGAAAATTCTTTATTAGATAATTAA
- the clpA gene encoding ATP-dependent Clp protease ATP-binding subunit ClpA, with amino-acid sequence MISPSLNEVFQKSILYAQELKHEYLTIEHVFYQLLISSNGAKLIFNCGGDVDKMKELIKNYIYTNIDKLPPNVHKEPFESVALSRLIDRMIKHTQASQQGAADIGDLLAALFDEENTFTYMLLNHYKISRLDILEVISHNNSKETSANENETESYLDKYSIDLLQKAKDGKIDPVIGREEEIHRVTQILCRRKKNNPILVGEAGVGKTAIAEGLALNIVAKNVPIIIQNSKLYALDLGAMLAGTKYRGDFEKRLKGIMDELKAIPEAILFIDEIHTIIGAGATSGTMDAANQLKPALASGELRCMGATTFAEYRNGFEKDKALSRRFAKVDVNEPSIKTSYKILKGLKSKYEAHHNVTYTDKALKAAVELSKRYITDRFLPDIAIDLIDETAASFHLKKNKKNTVQAYDIEKTISKIVGISSSKFTKDETVSLLNLESDLKTSVIGQDIAVEEVVKAIKISKAGLTPQSKPIASFLFSGPTGVGKTELAISLSKTLGINFERFDMSEYMEKHSLSRLVGAPPGYVGYEQGGLLTEAIKKHPYTVLLLDEIEKAHPDLVNILLQIMDSATLTDNNGYKADFQNVILIMTSNIGATARNVMGFNKDSSLSQGEELKSFFTPEFRNRLDAIVEFEQLSMQTVKGIVSKFINELNNELKKKKITVLASQRAIDFIADSSYSAEMGARPLKRFIQDNITNKLSDEILFGKLKNGGNVQVSFNKKLILKFKELE; translated from the coding sequence ATGATAAGTCCATCTTTAAATGAAGTTTTTCAAAAATCAATCCTTTATGCACAAGAGTTAAAACATGAGTATTTAACTATAGAGCATGTATTCTATCAACTTCTTATATCTTCCAATGGTGCGAAACTCATTTTTAACTGTGGCGGAGATGTAGACAAAATGAAAGAGCTAATAAAAAACTATATCTATACAAATATTGATAAACTTCCCCCAAATGTTCACAAAGAGCCTTTTGAAAGTGTTGCTCTTTCACGCTTGATAGACAGAATGATAAAGCATACTCAAGCATCTCAGCAAGGCGCTGCTGATATAGGAGACCTATTGGCAGCTCTTTTCGATGAAGAAAATACATTTACATATATGCTTCTTAATCATTACAAAATTTCTAGATTAGATATCTTAGAGGTTATTTCTCATAATAATTCTAAAGAGACTTCCGCCAATGAGAATGAGACAGAGTCATATTTGGACAAATACTCAATTGACCTACTTCAAAAAGCAAAAGATGGAAAAATAGATCCGGTTATAGGGCGAGAAGAGGAGATACACAGAGTTACTCAAATTCTATGCAGAAGAAAGAAAAATAACCCTATTTTAGTTGGAGAAGCTGGCGTCGGGAAAACGGCAATAGCTGAAGGACTTGCACTTAACATAGTCGCTAAAAATGTTCCAATTATTATACAAAACTCAAAACTCTATGCATTAGATTTGGGAGCAATGTTAGCTGGGACAAAATATAGAGGTGACTTTGAAAAAAGACTAAAAGGCATAATGGATGAGTTAAAAGCAATTCCAGAAGCAATTCTTTTTATTGATGAAATTCACACTATTATAGGTGCAGGAGCTACAAGCGGGACAATGGATGCAGCAAACCAGCTCAAACCTGCTCTTGCTTCTGGTGAGTTAAGATGCATGGGAGCTACAACATTTGCAGAGTATAGAAATGGTTTTGAAAAAGACAAAGCGCTAAGTAGAAGATTTGCAAAAGTTGACGTAAATGAACCATCTATTAAGACTAGTTATAAAATCTTAAAAGGTTTAAAAAGTAAGTACGAAGCACACCATAATGTAACTTACACAGATAAGGCGCTTAAAGCTGCAGTGGAGCTATCCAAAAGATATATTACGGACAGATTTTTACCAGATATAGCGATTGACCTTATAGATGAGACTGCTGCATCATTTCATCTTAAAAAAAATAAAAAAAATACAGTTCAAGCTTACGATATTGAAAAAACAATTTCTAAAATAGTAGGCATATCAAGCTCAAAATTTACAAAAGATGAGACAGTTTCATTATTAAACCTAGAATCAGATTTAAAAACATCTGTTATAGGACAAGATATAGCAGTTGAAGAGGTTGTTAAAGCAATTAAGATATCAAAAGCTGGACTGACTCCGCAAAGTAAGCCAATAGCGTCTTTTCTTTTCTCAGGACCTACAGGTGTTGGAAAAACAGAACTTGCTATTTCTCTGAGCAAGACACTTGGAATAAATTTTGAGAGATTCGATATGAGTGAGTATATGGAAAAACACTCACTAAGCAGATTAGTTGGTGCTCCACCTGGATATGTAGGATATGAACAAGGCGGTCTCTTAACAGAAGCTATTAAAAAACATCCTTACACAGTTTTACTATTAGATGAGATAGAAAAAGCACATCCAGATTTAGTAAATATACTGCTTCAAATAATGGATAGCGCTACTCTCACTGATAATAATGGATATAAAGCAGATTTTCAAAATGTAATTCTAATTATGACATCAAATATAGGTGCAACTGCTAGAAATGTAATGGGCTTCAATAAAGACAGCTCACTCTCTCAAGGTGAAGAGCTAAAGTCTTTCTTTACGCCAGAATTCAGAAACAGACTAGATGCGATAGTAGAATTTGAACAACTGAGTATGCAAACTGTTAAAGGAATAGTTAGCAAATTCATCAATGAGTTAAATAACGAACTAAAGAAGAAGAAAATTACAGTTTTGGCATCTCAAAGAGCGATTGATTTTATAGCTGATAGCTCCTATTCGGCAGAGATGGGAGCAAGACCATTGAAAAGATTTATACAAGATAACATTACAAATAAATTGAGTGATGAAATACTATTTGGAAAATTAAAAAATGGTGGTAATGTACAAGTATCATTCAATAAAAAACTCATATTAAAGTTTAAGGAATTAGAATGA
- the clpS gene encoding ATP-dependent Clp protease adapter ClpS has protein sequence MATNTELELTEETLIKYPKKYKVLILNDDYTSMDFVIDVLMTIFHKSYQEAEQVMLEVHKKDKGVCGVYTNEIAETKIMQVHKQARDSGFPLRAEMEEE, from the coding sequence ATGGCAACAAATACAGAACTAGAGCTCACAGAAGAGACTCTCATTAAATACCCTAAAAAATATAAAGTTTTAATTCTAAATGATGACTATACTTCCATGGATTTTGTCATAGATGTATTAATGACAATATTTCATAAAAGCTATCAAGAAGCTGAACAGGTTATGCTCGAAGTACACAAAAAAGATAAAGGTGTATGTGGAGTTTACACAAATGAAATTGCAGAAACAAAAATAATGCAGGTTCATAAACAAGCTAGAGACAGTGGTTTTCCACTTAGAGCAGAGATGGAGGAAGAGTAA
- the bioD gene encoding dethiobiotin synthase: MTKRIFVTATNTDIGKTYTTKLLLKEFASRNLRVGVIKPIETGVKIKAVDGQELLRCVQEVNKEFSNLHVEDIVPITYELPAAPFVASNCKKLNLQKIDKAIEKIEKLCDVLIIEGAGGLYVPIDDEYMIIDLIAYFKASAILVTHCSLGCINDTLLSKKALEDKKIPYVIAFNCREDNDSFSVVSEPYFLKTGFEVLKVDENIDTICDVLYNLQII, from the coding sequence ATGACCAAAAGAATTTTTGTTACTGCTACAAATACAGATATCGGTAAGACATACACGACTAAGCTTCTGCTAAAAGAGTTTGCTTCACGTAACTTAAGAGTCGGTGTGATAAAACCAATAGAAACCGGTGTTAAAATAAAAGCCGTTGACGGCCAAGAGCTTTTGAGATGTGTACAAGAGGTAAATAAAGAATTTTCAAATCTACATGTGGAAGATATCGTTCCAATTACTTATGAGCTTCCTGCAGCTCCATTTGTTGCATCAAACTGTAAAAAATTAAATTTACAAAAGATAGATAAAGCAATTGAAAAAATAGAAAAATTGTGTGATGTATTGATTATTGAGGGTGCTGGTGGTTTATATGTGCCTATTGATGATGAATATATGATAATCGATTTAATAGCATACTTTAAAGCTTCTGCAATCTTAGTTACTCACTGTTCCCTTGGTTGCATAAACGATACGTTGTTAAGTAAAAAAGCTTTGGAAGATAAAAAAATTCCATATGTTATTGCATTTAATTGTCGAGAAGATAATGATAGTTTTTCCGTTGTCTCTGAGCCTTATTTTTTAAAAACAGGCTTTGAGGTGTTAAAAGTTGATGAAAATATTGACACGATTTGCGATGTCTTGTATAATCTACAAATTATTTAA
- a CDS encoding aspartate carbamoyltransferase catalytic subunit, giving the protein MQHLIRTDDFTLLEIEEILEDAKKFSDGRFDRILQDKIIITLFFENSTRTKSSFEIAAKRLGAEIVHLDVAQSSTKKGETLVDTAMSLDAMHPDAIIVRHQNSGVPKMLSNNTKASIINAGDGAHAHPTQALLDLFTLKEHFGDLRGKKIAIVGDIKNSRVANSNIELLSRFGMEVILVAPPHFLPKTELRTTHFLTSIVNELDAIMSLRTQTERHSSQSYASLKDYASDFCITTELIGDKDIVILHPGPVHRNIDICDALLADKRCKVLKQVSNGVSIRMAVLKKLITQS; this is encoded by the coding sequence ATGCAACACTTAATTCGTACAGATGATTTCACTCTTTTAGAGATAGAAGAGATTTTAGAAGATGCTAAAAAGTTTAGCGATGGAAGATTCGATAGGATACTTCAAGATAAAATAATTATCACGCTGTTCTTTGAAAATTCTACGAGAACAAAAAGCTCTTTTGAAATTGCCGCAAAGAGATTAGGTGCTGAGATTGTCCATTTGGATGTGGCTCAAAGCTCTACAAAAAAAGGTGAAACCTTAGTTGATACTGCAATGAGTCTAGATGCAATGCACCCTGACGCAATAATAGTTAGACACCAAAACTCAGGTGTTCCAAAAATGCTCTCAAACAATACAAAAGCCTCTATAATAAATGCTGGAGATGGAGCACATGCACATCCAACACAAGCACTTTTGGACCTCTTTACATTAAAAGAACATTTTGGTGATTTGAGAGGCAAAAAAATTGCAATAGTAGGGGATATAAAAAATTCACGTGTAGCAAACTCAAATATTGAACTTTTAAGTAGGTTTGGTATGGAGGTAATACTTGTTGCTCCACCACATTTTTTGCCAAAGACAGAGCTAAGAACTACACACTTCTTAACGAGTATAGTTAATGAGCTGGATGCAATTATGAGTTTAAGGACTCAAACAGAAAGGCATTCATCTCAAAGTTATGCTTCACTTAAAGATTATGCAAGTGATTTTTGCATCACGACTGAGTTAATAGGAGATAAAGATATAGTTATTCTTCACCCTGGTCCTGTGCATAGAAATATAGACATTTGCGACGCGCTTCTAGCAGATAAAAGATGCAAAGTTTTAAAACAGGTCTCAAACGGAGTCTCTATAAGAATGGCTGTTCTTAAAAAGTTGATTACGCAAAGTTAA